AATAAAATTAAGGATAAACATAAAATTATCAGATGCCGCCTTTTCATATACCTTCTACCTTTTCACTTTCTGCCTTCTCAGCCATCAATTCCTGACTTCGGTTTACCTTGAAAATTTTATAGACCTCAAAATGTCTTTCGATAGCATCCCGGTAACCCTTCTCGTCCCCTTTCTTGATAAAGTCCAGCAAATCAGCATGAGTAGCTATCCGACCGCTTTTGCTCATTTCTATATTTATAGGTTTCAAATAATCTTTGAATTTCTCTTTCACATAGACAAGTATAGGATGAATGATTTCCTGAAATTCAGATATGATTTTATTCCCGGTTATTTTATATAGTTTCGTATGAAAAGCCGATTCACTAATTAACGCGTATTCGTTATTTTCAAAAACGATTCCCATTTTTACGATTTCGCTCAGTTCCTCAATATCTTTAGGAGTTATCTTACGGAAAATATCAGTTGATATTCCTATTTCAAGTGCAATTCTGAAATCCAACAAATCCAAAATTGTTTCTTCACTTAAAACACGGGGATCTATCACTCTTTTCATTCCTCCCAAAATGGAAGGCTCTGTCAGAACCATCCCCTTACGAGGACGTGCGTGAATCAACCCCATCATCTTCAGACGGCTCAGTGCCTCTCTGACAACACTCCTTGCAACTCCCAGTTCTGCAGCCAGACTATTCTCATTAGGAATAGAATCCCCGCGTCCTAAATCATTCTTTTTGAAATAGGTAAGCAGGCTGTCTTCTACCTGATCAATTAACGTTGTTTGATTGATTTCTATCTTCATATCATTAGATTTTTATTATTTGTATTATTTGTCCGACAAATAATACAAATGCAATATTAAGAGATTTTTTTTAGAATGCAAGAAGAAAACAATAGAAAAATAAGCATATGTGTTGAAAAACATACTTTAGAACACAAACGAAAAAGAATTAGGAAATTAGATATACTTGTGAAAAATAGAAGGAAACTAAAAAGCATAAAAAAAGGCTATCTATCCCAGACAGCCAATCTTTTTGTTAACCTTAAATCTAATACTATGAAAAACACATTGCAAAGATACGGACTTTCAGCATATCTCCAAATTTTCGGAGTAAAGCAACGCATCTTATAACATGGTTTAATAAAAGTAATAGTTTCGTTAACATTTAACATAAATCAAATTGGATATTAACGAATATCCTATTGAGTGATTCAGAGATTATTCATATCGTAAAGAGCGGGCAGGTTTGCTCATTATTATCTTTATGGTCTGGAAAGCTACTGTTATAAATGAGATAAACAACATTAGCAATACAGGCATAATAAAGAACCATGCTTTCAAATCTGTGCGGAAAGCATAATGGCTCAACCAGGCATTCATACTAAACCAAGCTAGTGGCAAAGCAATAACAACTGCTATCAGAATTAACAGAAAGAATCCCTTAACCAACTGATAGAAGAGTGTCCAACGGGAAGCCCCAAGAACTTTACGTATCCCCATTTCTTTGGTACGTGTGGAACATGAAAACATGACCAGTACCCAAAGTCCCAAACAGGAAATGAAAATAGCCAAACCGGTAAAAGCGCCAATCATTACACCAAACACCTCATCCTGACGATACTGGTGGTCGAAGAATTGGTCGAGGAAAAAGTAATCGAAACTGGAATCCGCAAAATATTGATTCCAAATCTCATGCACCTGTGATACCAATTCACGAGGATCGCCGGAAGTCATTACGATAGAGATATAACGTTGTGGTAACCAGGCAATCTTATCTTTATGAATCAACATGATAGGTGTATAATTCTTGTTCAATGCCTGTTGGTGATAATCTTTCACTACTCCGATAATCTGCATCGGGGCATCAGTACATTCAACGTTCACCAACTCCCCTATAGCCTCATCATTAGATGTAAAGCCCAGGTTACGCACAGCCGTTTCGTTAATCACCAGTTTGTCTACATCATCTCCATAGTCTTCCGAGAAATTTCTTCCGGCCACAACTTGCAATCCATAGGCATCCACATAATCGGGGTCGCAGGCAAGCATCTCATACAGGCGATTCTGCTTCAGAGCATCATTGGTACGACGATTGGAAAGGAAAGTCGCTACTTCCTCGCCCGGCACAGCGCCGGAGAAAGTGACTTGATATACCAACGGAAGACGTGCTATCGTTTTTTTCATAGCTTCCAGTTTCGTATTCAGTCCCTCGGTATGCCCAGGAAATTTGACCACCAATGTCTGATTGGTCTTAACTCCCAAAGACTGGCTGCGCATAAAACTCAACTGTGCAAAGACAATCAATGTGCCGCACAACAATATCATTGAAGCCATATATTGAATGATAACCAAAACTTTCCGTGTCCGTTCTCCGGATTTACTATGCAAGAATTTCCCCTTCAACAACATAATTGGTTTCCGATTCAGCAAAGCCAATGCCGGATAATATCCAGAAAGGAATATCCCGACGATAAAAACAAGAATCAATAAAATCCACCAATAATCTATCAGCCAAACGGAGAAGGTAACGGTACGGCCTACCAATTGATTAAAGTACGGAAGAACCAATTCTATCAAGCCAACGGCGAGTACAAAAGCTATCAGGTTCATCACTAATGCTTCAAACAAAAATTGATGAATCAACTGCTTGCGGAAAGCTCCCACTACCCGCCTAACTCCCACTTCTTTGGCACGCTCCATTGAACGGGCTACGGTGAGGTTTATATAGTTTATCCAGGCAATAGCCAAAATAGCAATAGCAGCAAAAATCAAGGCAATCATAGAAGAACGGTTTCCTTTCGTCTCCGCTTCGTATCCTACCTGCGGAGTGAGGTGTATATCTGCCAGAGGGATTAAAGAGACTCCCCATGTCTTGTTTTTCAAGGCTTCATCCGTCTTGTACTTTTCCGCCATTACAGGAAATTCTCTCTCTATTTCCGCTTTCCTTTCGGGAGAGTCAAGCAGGACGTAGGTATAAGCCTCGTGTTTGTACCAATATTCCTGCATATATTTAGGCAGAGATTTATACGAAATCAGAAAACTATAATGTATATGCGAGTTGGAAGGCATTTCTTTCATCACTCCGGTCACTTCACACGATATCTTGTCGTATGCGCCGGTAAAGATGAATATCTTCCCGATAGGGTCTTCGTCCTTGAAATATTTACTGGCAATGCGTTCGGTGATTACCACTTGCCCCGGCATGGAGAGACAGGTTTTCTTATCGCCTTTCAAAAGTTCGAAATCAAAAAGGCGAAAAAAGCTGGGTTCGGCATACGCTATCTGATTCTCCCGCAAGGTCAGTTCACCGTATTTCACTATTTGTTCCGGCTGGAGTAGGGAGCCGATTCGGGTATAATCCTCTATTCCGGCAAGGTTCTCTTTCATTGCCGAACCATATCCGAAGGAGCTGCTTGCCCAGTAGTCGGTCAGCACTTCCCCTTCGTGAAACGTACTTTGCACACGGTAGATATGGTCATACTTTGTGTGCATTTTATCAAAGCTGAATTCAAAAGTCACGTAGGTAAGAATCAGCAGTGCCGATGCCATACCAATCGCCAGTCCGAATATATTAATGAAACTGAACCTTTTCCGTTTCATCAGATTCCGCCAAGCACTATTCCAGTAATTTCCTATCATACAGTTTCATTTTTAGCTGACATATTTTTTCCCAGTGGGCGGTTGACGTTTTCGGCTACGATTTGTCCGTCTAATAATTGAATGACGCGGTGTGCGTACATTGCATCCCGTTGAGAGTGGGTAACGATGATGATAGTAGTTCCCTGAGCATTCAGTTCACTCAATAGTTCCATTACTTCTATACCGTTCACCGAATCCAAATTTCCGGTAGGTTCGTCAGCGAGAAGCAATTTACAGTCCGTCACTACGGCACGAGCAATAGCTACGCGCTGTTGCTGTCCACCGGACAATTGCTGTGGATAATGGTTGGCACGATGCAGCAGGTTTACTTTCTCGAGTACTTTCTTTACTCTTTCTTTACGTTCATTGGCTTTGACGCCTATATAGATAAGGGGTAATTCTACATTCTCACATACGGTCAGCTCGTCAATCAAGTTGAAACTCTGAAAGATAAAGCCGAGATTACCTTTCCTGAGGGCAGTCAATTGGTTCTCATTCATTTTATCCACCTGTTTTCCTTCAAAGAAATAAGAGCCGGAAGTTGGAGAATCGAGTGTACCCAAAATATTCAGCAGTGTTGACTTACCGCATCCCGAAGGACCCATTATAGCAACAAACTCCCCTTGTTCCACTTGTAAAGTGACTTCGTTCAATGCCTTTGTCTGCACTTCTTCGGTTGCGAAGAGTTTTGTCAGTTTTTCAGTCTTAATCATAATCAGTTCAATATTTATTAGTTATTCATATTTTAAAATACTCATCGGTTTCAAGCAGATAATGCGCCACACTTGTTGAAAAACAGTAAGGAACGCAATCAGCATCAACAGCGCAAAAACGACTGCATATATCCACCAAGGTAGCGAAATATGGAAAGCATACGTCTCCAACCAGCCATTCATTAACACTGCTGATACGGGTATACCGATTGCAGATGCCAATATAGTGAGCAACATCAGCTCCTTGGTCAAGATAAAAAACAGGCTGCTTTTATTTGCACCGAGCACCTTGCGGATACCCACTTCTTTCAAGCGCGATAAGGTTGAAAACAATGTTACAATCCACAAACCGAGACATGCCACAAATATGGCAATTAAAGAAGCACTGGCAAATATCCAACCGAAATTACGGTCTGATTTATAAAGGAAAGTATTCAAATCACTCAAAAAGAAATAAGAAAATAAAGAAGTCGGAAAATATTCATGATACATCTGCTCGATCTCCTTCAAAGCACTATCTTCTCCTTCGCCTGTCAAGCGGACTGAAATATAAGGTGTTGCAATAAATGGTACTCGCTCTTTCATAAAGAAGATAATAGGTTTGTAAGCCACGGAAAGCGATTGCTGGTGATAGTTTTTCACCACTCCGATAATTTCGAGCGGTTCGCCTACCACCTCCATTTTAACCTGCTGTCCCAATGCGGCTTCGGGCGACTCATAACCTAATAACCTGACTGCTTCCTCGTTGAGCACTATCCGGTTGAGGTCACCGCCAAAGTCCTCAGAGAAGTACCGCCCACAAATCATAGCGGGCATATAGGCAGATAGATAATCATAATCTACGGCAAACATCTGTATCAGTTTCACTTGCGAAGGGTCACTTCCATAAGGACGATTGGTAAAATAATTGGCTACCTCCACCCCGGGAACAGCTCCTGAAACGGTTACGTGGCTTACATCTGCCCGTTGCTTCAGACGCTTGGTGAAACTTTCCAGACGTAGTGCCAATCCCTCGGTGAAAGAGGGGTACTTAATGACTAACATACGTGAATGAGAATCGACGGAAGCCTCACTTTGCATATAACACACTTGCCGAATCACTGTGAACGTGCCAGTAATCAGAACAAAAGAAGCGAGAAACTGAACCACAATCAGCACTTTCCTTATCCGGTTACCGCGTTTACCGTGTAACAGTTTCCCCCTCATAATTTCCGACGGACGTATAGTAACCATCAGCCAAGAAGGATAGAAGCCTACAACAAACGTACCGATAACAACCACTCCGGCTACAATTCCCCAAAAAGCAGGCAACATAAGTATATCCGCCCCAAAGCTTTGCCCTGCCCAGCGATAAACAAGGGGTAAAAGGAGTTCCAGCCAACCAAGAGCTATCAGCGTAGCCAACAGATTCATGAAACCTGATTCAAGAAGTCCCTGGATAATAATCTGACGGCGCGAAGCACCAAAAGCCTTACGCAACCCGAACTCACGTCCGCGTTCCAAAAAACGCGCCACAGTCAGATTCAAGGCATTAGCCCAACCTATCAGTAGCAGAGCAACGGACATCACCAATAGTATAAGAACCGCAGTCCGACTCCCTTTCACTTCTTTCTCATAAGCTTTTTGTGGAGTGAGATGAATGTCTTTCAGCGGTATCAGTTCTACCGCCCAAGTCTTATGTCTCAAGGCATCAGTTTTGTACTTATCGGATATATTGAGAAAAGCCTCTTCAATCTCTTCCGGACATTTTCCGGACATCAGGCGGACATAGGTATAAACTCCGTGAATGTACCAAATGTCCTGTCGCTCTTTGGGAATCGTACTATATGAAAGTAGAAAATCATATTGCAGATGGGAACGAACAGGCATATCTGCTATCACGCCGGTAACTTCAAAGTTTTGCTGCGATGAAGGCGTACTGAAAGTCAGCACCTTCCCTATCGGGTCTTCTTCATCAAAATAACGATTTGCCGCACTTTCGGTCAGTACCACCGTATTAGGACGCACCAGTTGCCCGGTCTTATCTCCTCTAATTATCGGGAAACTAAATATCTCAAAAAAAGCAGGTTCGGTGTAGCAATAATGTGCTTCGGCAAATCTCCTGTCGAAGTAATTCACCACTTGTTCGCGGTCTTGTGCTGTTACACGGACATACTTCTCAATGCCTGCAATTTCACGAGCCATTGCAGGTGCATGGCCGTAAGCTGTAGTCGCCCAGTTATCTGTCAGCGTCTTGCCTTCATACAACCGGCTTTCAACACGATATACACGTTCGGTATTGTGGAATGAATCGTAGCTTAACTCCGACCATACGTAAAGTATGATAAGCAATGCTGTTGCAATACAAACAGACAATCCCGTTATATTTATCAGTGTCAGAGATTTTTTAACCCGCTGACTACGTATCACTTGTGAAAAGTAATTTATCATATCATAGACTTATTTCAGTATCAGTTTCTCGTTATCGCCAAACAGTTCATATCCGGATACAATCACCCGATCACCAGGTTTTAATCCTTCGGTAACCTCATAGTACTGCGGATTTTGTCGTCCGATGCGGATAGGCTGACGAATAGCAAATTTACCACTTTCATCCACAACATACATCCATCGTCCACCGCTTATTTGGAAAAATCCGCCACGCGGCACCAAAATAGCCTGTGCAGGGTCACCCAATTGTAGATTGATATGATAGGTCTGCCCTGCACGTATATTCTCCGGTCGTCCGGCTGTAAACTGCAAATCGGTACGAAACTGCCCTTCTTTTACTTCCGGATACGGCTTCGTCACCTCCAGTTTATAACTGACACCGTCACGGGTAAAGTCAGCCGGCAATCCGGGTACAACACGCTCCACGTAATGTTCGTCAATCTGCGCTTGTACTTTCAGGTCAGAAGTGATGATCTGACCAATGTGCTCGCCCGCAGCTATTGATTGTCCTATCTGTGCATCAAGATTACCTACCTGCCCGTCAATAGGAGCTTTCACCTTCAGGTTCTCAATTCGTTCGCGTACCAGCGCGAGACTCTGTTTCATATTACGTATGTTCTCGTCCAAGCTGTTTACCTGACTTTCACGGAAAATATTATCCTGA
The nucleotide sequence above comes from Bacteroides caccae. Encoded proteins:
- a CDS encoding FadR/GntR family transcriptional regulator, whose translation is MKIEINQTTLIDQVEDSLLTYFKKNDLGRGDSIPNENSLAAELGVARSVVREALSRLKMMGLIHARPRKGMVLTEPSILGGMKRVIDPRVLSEETILDLLDFRIALEIGISTDIFRKITPKDIEELSEIVKMGIVFENNEYALISESAFHTKLYKITGNKIISEFQEIIHPILVYVKEKFKDYLKPINIEMSKSGRIATHADLLDFIKKGDEKGYRDAIERHFEVYKIFKVNRSQELMAEKAESEKVEGI
- a CDS encoding ABC transporter permease, with the protein product MIGNYWNSAWRNLMKRKRFSFINIFGLAIGMASALLILTYVTFEFSFDKMHTKYDHIYRVQSTFHEGEVLTDYWASSSFGYGSAMKENLAGIEDYTRIGSLLQPEQIVKYGELTLRENQIAYAEPSFFRLFDFELLKGDKKTCLSMPGQVVITERIASKYFKDEDPIGKIFIFTGAYDKISCEVTGVMKEMPSNSHIHYSFLISYKSLPKYMQEYWYKHEAYTYVLLDSPERKAEIEREFPVMAEKYKTDEALKNKTWGVSLIPLADIHLTPQVGYEAETKGNRSSMIALIFAAIAILAIAWINYINLTVARSMERAKEVGVRRVVGAFRKQLIHQFLFEALVMNLIAFVLAVGLIELVLPYFNQLVGRTVTFSVWLIDYWWILLILVFIVGIFLSGYYPALALLNRKPIMLLKGKFLHSKSGERTRKVLVIIQYMASMILLCGTLIVFAQLSFMRSQSLGVKTNQTLVVKFPGHTEGLNTKLEAMKKTIARLPLVYQVTFSGAVPGEEVATFLSNRRTNDALKQNRLYEMLACDPDYVDAYGLQVVAGRNFSEDYGDDVDKLVINETAVRNLGFTSNDEAIGELVNVECTDAPMQIIGVVKDYHQQALNKNYTPIMLIHKDKIAWLPQRYISIVMTSGDPRELVSQVHEIWNQYFADSSFDYFFLDQFFDHQYRQDEVFGVMIGAFTGLAIFISCLGLWVLVMFSCSTRTKEMGIRKVLGASRWTLFYQLVKGFFLLILIAVVIALPLAWFSMNAWLSHYAFRTDLKAWFFIMPVLLMLFISFITVAFQTIKIIMSKPARSLRYE
- a CDS encoding ABC transporter ATP-binding protein, giving the protein MIKTEKLTKLFATEEVQTKALNEVTLQVEQGEFVAIMGPSGCGKSTLLNILGTLDSPTSGSYFFEGKQVDKMNENQLTALRKGNLGFIFQSFNLIDELTVCENVELPLIYIGVKANERKERVKKVLEKVNLLHRANHYPQQLSGGQQQRVAIARAVVTDCKLLLADEPTGNLDSVNGIEVMELLSELNAQGTTIIIVTHSQRDAMYAHRVIQLLDGQIVAENVNRPLGKNMSAKNETV
- a CDS encoding ABC transporter permease, with amino-acid sequence MNYFSQVIRSQRVKKSLTLINITGLSVCIATALLIILYVWSELSYDSFHNTERVYRVESRLYEGKTLTDNWATTAYGHAPAMAREIAGIEKYVRVTAQDREQVVNYFDRRFAEAHYCYTEPAFFEIFSFPIIRGDKTGQLVRPNTVVLTESAANRYFDEEDPIGKVLTFSTPSSQQNFEVTGVIADMPVRSHLQYDFLLSYSTIPKERQDIWYIHGVYTYVRLMSGKCPEEIEEAFLNISDKYKTDALRHKTWAVELIPLKDIHLTPQKAYEKEVKGSRTAVLILLVMSVALLLIGWANALNLTVARFLERGREFGLRKAFGASRRQIIIQGLLESGFMNLLATLIALGWLELLLPLVYRWAGQSFGADILMLPAFWGIVAGVVVIGTFVVGFYPSWLMVTIRPSEIMRGKLLHGKRGNRIRKVLIVVQFLASFVLITGTFTVIRQVCYMQSEASVDSHSRMLVIKYPSFTEGLALRLESFTKRLKQRADVSHVTVSGAVPGVEVANYFTNRPYGSDPSQVKLIQMFAVDYDYLSAYMPAMICGRYFSEDFGGDLNRIVLNEEAVRLLGYESPEAALGQQVKMEVVGEPLEIIGVVKNYHQQSLSVAYKPIIFFMKERVPFIATPYISVRLTGEGEDSALKEIEQMYHEYFPTSLFSYFFLSDLNTFLYKSDRNFGWIFASASLIAIFVACLGLWIVTLFSTLSRLKEVGIRKVLGANKSSLFFILTKELMLLTILASAIGIPVSAVLMNGWLETYAFHISLPWWIYAVVFALLMLIAFLTVFQQVWRIICLKPMSILKYE
- a CDS encoding efflux RND transporter periplasmic adaptor subunit, with the protein product MDTPIERKPGITRKHLYVIGGIAFVIAVVLYFIFRDTTSSMTVEKERLTIATVNRGEFNDYIRVIGQVMPNRIIYMDAVEGGRVEERLKEEGAMVKAGDVILRLSNPLLNIGIMQSEADLAYQENELRNTRISMEQERLRLKQERIGLNKDRLVKQRRYEQYSRLIKEQLIAEEDYRLAKEEYDAAKEQLDVIDERIRQDNIFRESQVNSLDENIRNMKQSLALVRERIENLKVKAPIDGQVGNLDAQIGQSIAAGEHIGQIITSDLKVQAQIDEHYVERVVPGLPADFTRDGVSYKLEVTKPYPEVKEGQFRTDLQFTAGRPENIRAGQTYHINLQLGDPAQAILVPRGGFFQISGGRWMYVVDESGKFAIRQPIRIGRQNPQYYEVTEGLKPGDRVIVSGYELFGDNEKLILK